A genomic segment from Bacillus cereus G9842 encodes:
- a CDS encoding ArnT family glycosyltransferase, producing MNHIQTNFSSFFNKITIGAMLAFFVYSCWAAFETSKQFFGGSTTSVTIILAIFVILILLVASILQYRFTDKQFLIFLISISIVVRLSMLLFVDAPIIGDMKVMYESAKQIAIGNNIGTVTHLPFIIYESVIIRIFGDTLFALQLFNVLFCAGTAFFIYRIAAMVFGEECGRIASIFYALYIPNIFMSSVLTPESLAIFLFYFACYILLYKGLDHPYMWVFSAILFAFSNMIFPMGLFLPIFITVYILLIEVFQSATKQKVLLKMIGILILFYIAHFSVNYGIKTMGLSQYTIANETYVQSVLIGKTQHEEKISKNQSVTEHIDQKLKEIEGERFKLLEPMINQFSEEGINSILFKCEKLIYIAVTLFMNIALLHFLIKKQQNEGYMLFLFLISGYVLLKLFQVDMAYYNVIMPALFILQSFGVYMSYVYCQKIFFRK from the coding sequence ATGAATCATATACAAACAAATTTTTCATCTTTCTTCAATAAAATTACGATCGGTGCGATGCTCGCATTTTTTGTTTATAGTTGTTGGGCAGCATTTGAGACAAGTAAGCAATTTTTTGGAGGAAGTACAACAAGTGTAACAATCATACTGGCAATTTTCGTCATACTCATTTTGTTAGTGGCATCAATCCTACAATATCGTTTTACAGATAAACAATTTCTTATTTTTCTTATAAGTATATCTATAGTTGTGAGACTTAGTATGCTGTTATTTGTAGATGCTCCAATAATTGGTGATATGAAAGTGATGTATGAGTCTGCAAAGCAGATTGCAATTGGTAATAATATAGGGACTGTAACTCATTTGCCTTTTATTATATATGAGTCAGTAATTATTCGTATATTTGGTGATACATTATTCGCTTTACAACTATTTAATGTGTTATTTTGCGCAGGAACCGCATTTTTTATTTATCGTATTGCGGCAATGGTTTTTGGAGAAGAATGCGGGCGTATTGCTTCTATATTTTATGCTCTGTATATTCCAAATATATTCATGAGTTCCGTATTAACTCCTGAGTCACTTGCAATATTTTTATTTTATTTTGCTTGTTACATACTTTTATATAAAGGATTAGATCATCCTTATATGTGGGTGTTTTCAGCGATTTTATTTGCATTTAGTAATATGATTTTCCCAATGGGATTATTTCTTCCTATTTTTATCACGGTATATATATTATTAATTGAAGTGTTTCAATCAGCAACGAAACAAAAAGTGTTACTAAAGATGATAGGGATACTTATTCTATTTTATATTGCTCATTTTAGTGTGAATTATGGAATTAAGACAATGGGACTGTCACAATATACGATTGCGAATGAGACGTATGTTCAATCTGTCTTAATTGGAAAAACGCAACATGAGGAAAAAATATCGAAAAATCAAAGTGTAACAGAGCATATTGATCAAAAGTTAAAAGAGATTGAGGGAGAAAGATTTAAACTTTTAGAACCGATGATAAATCAGTTTTCAGAGGAGGGGATAAATTCTATTCTTTTCAAATGTGAAAAACTGATATATATAGCCGTAACATTGTTTATGAATATAGCTCTATTACACTTCCTAATTAAGAAACAACAAAATGAGGGATATATGTTGTTCTTATTTTTAATTAGTGGCTACGTATTGTTAAAGCTCTTCCAAGTAGATATGGCATATTACAATGTAATTATGCCGGCATTGTTTATTTTGCAGAGCTTTGGTGTTTATATGAGTTATGTGTATTGTCAAAAAATATTTTTCAGAAAGTAA
- a CDS encoding acyl-CoA thioesterase, translated as MEKKFMRESKAIKTTRVFPNDLNNHQTLFGGKLLAEIDSIASIAAARHSRKHCVTASIDSVDFLTPIHQADSVCYEAFVCYTGKSSMEVFVKVIAENLLAGERRIAATCFITFVAIKDGKPSSVPQVLPETQEEHWLHTTGLERAENRKKGRLKSKEMAEVLTLSKPWNI; from the coding sequence ATGGAAAAGAAATTCATGCGAGAATCTAAAGCAATTAAGACAACACGTGTTTTTCCTAACGATTTAAATAATCACCAAACACTTTTTGGAGGGAAATTATTAGCAGAAATTGATAGTATTGCTTCAATTGCGGCTGCAAGACATAGTCGTAAACATTGCGTAACAGCATCTATTGATTCAGTTGATTTTTTAACTCCAATTCACCAAGCTGATTCTGTTTGTTATGAAGCATTTGTATGTTATACAGGGAAATCTTCAATGGAAGTTTTCGTAAAAGTAATCGCAGAAAATTTACTAGCAGGCGAGCGTAGAATTGCTGCTACTTGCTTCATTACATTTGTGGCAATAAAAGATGGAAAACCTTCGTCCGTACCACAAGTACTCCCTGAAACTCAGGAAGAACATTGGTTACACACAACCGGTTTAGAACGTGCGGAAAACCGAAAAAAGGGACGTTTAAAAAGTAAAGAGATGGCTGAAGTTTTAACTTTAAGTAAGCCATGGAATATATAA
- a CDS encoding glycosyltransferase family 2 protein has product MSIEVPISIPKTLIIIPAYNEEEAIADTLTRLLKLKQHFTELSICVINDGSHDKTAQIVNDFPVHLVNLPYNLGIGSAVQTGYKYAYENGYDIAIQFDADGQHNPDDLYKIIKPIAEDQCDMVLGSRFTEKTAYKGSISRRVGIFYFTALLKVLTKQTFMDPTSGYRAINREVIKIFAHNYPKDYPEPEVLIHLKKKKLRIHEISVNMQERQGGQSSITPLKSAYYMIKVSLAILMQKIVKG; this is encoded by the coding sequence ATGTCTATTGAGGTACCAATTTCAATACCAAAAACGTTAATTATTATTCCTGCGTATAACGAGGAAGAAGCAATTGCAGATACATTAACAAGACTATTAAAACTAAAACAGCATTTTACAGAATTAAGCATTTGCGTTATTAATGATGGATCACATGATAAAACAGCTCAAATCGTAAATGATTTTCCTGTTCACCTTGTGAACTTACCATATAACCTAGGTATTGGCTCAGCTGTACAAACTGGTTATAAATACGCTTATGAGAATGGATATGATATTGCAATTCAGTTCGATGCTGATGGGCAACATAATCCTGATGACTTGTACAAAATTATAAAACCTATTGCTGAAGACCAATGCGATATGGTGCTAGGTTCACGTTTTACAGAGAAAACAGCTTATAAAGGTAGTATTTCCAGAAGAGTTGGTATTTTTTATTTTACTGCTCTACTGAAAGTACTAACAAAACAAACCTTTATGGATCCAACTTCTGGGTATCGTGCTATCAATCGAGAAGTAATTAAGATTTTTGCACATAATTATCCAAAAGATTATCCAGAACCAGAAGTCCTTATTCATTTAAAAAAGAAAAAATTACGCATTCATGAAATATCCGTAAATATGCAAGAGCGCCAAGGGGGACAATCTTCTATTACACCTCTTAAATCTGCATATTACATGATTAAAGTAAGCCTTGCTATATTGATGCAAAAAATTGTGAAAGGTTGA
- a CDS encoding DUF2304 domain-containing protein, which yields MPIITFSFIFILLLFLLIINSIRRGALETKYAILWIFVCVSMAILSSTEKIINWIGQLLHVEYPPSVLFLFGLLFCFILIFDLTRKISKLHHQLVTLTQDYALLKQKLKVTQTETDNE from the coding sequence ATGCCTATAATTACCTTTTCATTTATCTTCATTCTATTATTATTTTTATTAATTATTAATTCTATTCGTCGTGGAGCTTTAGAAACTAAATATGCCATTTTATGGATTTTTGTTTGTGTTTCAATGGCAATTTTAAGTTCTACTGAAAAAATTATAAATTGGATTGGACAACTATTACACGTAGAATATCCTCCATCTGTTTTATTTTTATTTGGACTATTATTCTGTTTCATCTTAATTTTTGACTTAACAAGAAAAATTTCTAAATTACATCATCAACTTGTAACATTAACGCAAGATTATGCGTTATTAAAGCAAAAATTAAAAGTAACGCAAACTGAAACCGATAACGAATAG
- a CDS encoding glycosyltransferase family 39 protein, with product MLGRFTRKSNIVLLGIIMIVGFALRFATLQTHGADLSIASDDIGYQKTANILLETGMLTYHEPDKPTIHIMPGFPALLAAVFYFFGNGSEGLFIAKLIIILLGVLSILLTYKIGTYLLNPAAGLIGAFLLAVYPPEIVMENLTLTEGPFLFLSLGLVYWSLKLADTHKTKHLLIVLIFYFLALYLRVQIALYPILLFGYLLMKRYPFRIMMKQAIISIGIGLIVLGPWWARNYIQFDKFIPLTAGAGNPLLLGTYQGEGYPEGKDMGELEIELHAKYPNLEAHEFMELEEKIAIDKMKEWWKTNKGSMIESYLVLKPEILWKKPYYSIEHNIEVFNVSAKDMNEIYNFIKTTFLICTVLSFIFLLKRWRETTFLWSILLLQTALTCFYVAYERYALPLIPFLFIIIGVGTVATIMKINKLLIRKK from the coding sequence ATGTTAGGGCGATTTACTCGCAAATCTAATATAGTCCTTTTAGGGATTATTATGATTGTCGGGTTTGCACTTCGTTTTGCAACTTTACAAACACATGGTGCAGATCTATCTATAGCTAGCGATGATATAGGTTATCAAAAAACGGCAAATATTTTATTGGAAACAGGGATGTTAACATACCATGAACCAGATAAACCAACGATTCATATTATGCCGGGTTTTCCAGCCTTATTAGCTGCTGTATTTTACTTTTTTGGAAATGGCAGTGAAGGTCTTTTTATAGCCAAATTAATCATTATTCTATTAGGGGTACTTAGTATTTTGCTAACTTATAAGATTGGTACTTATTTATTGAATCCTGCTGCAGGATTAATAGGTGCTTTCTTATTAGCTGTGTATCCTCCAGAGATTGTTATGGAAAATTTAACTTTAACAGAAGGGCCGTTTCTATTCCTTTCATTAGGATTAGTATATTGGAGTTTAAAATTAGCTGATACTCATAAAACGAAACATCTTCTGATTGTATTAATTTTCTATTTTTTAGCACTGTACCTCCGCGTACAAATTGCCTTATATCCAATCTTATTATTTGGGTATCTTTTAATGAAACGCTATCCATTCCGGATTATGATGAAGCAGGCGATTATAAGCATAGGAATAGGACTTATCGTACTTGGACCATGGTGGGCCCGCAATTACATTCAATTTGATAAATTTATCCCACTAACTGCAGGGGCAGGGAATCCGTTATTACTTGGAACGTATCAAGGGGAAGGTTACCCAGAAGGTAAGGATATGGGGGAACTTGAAATAGAATTACATGCAAAGTACCCTAATCTTGAAGCGCATGAATTTATGGAGTTAGAAGAAAAAATAGCCATTGATAAAATGAAAGAATGGTGGAAAACGAATAAGGGCTCTATGATAGAGAGTTATTTAGTCTTGAAACCAGAAATTCTTTGGAAAAAACCGTATTATTCTATAGAGCATAATATTGAAGTATTCAATGTTTCTGCAAAGGATATGAATGAAATATATAATTTTATTAAGACGACGTTTTTAATATGTACAGTACTTTCATTTATTTTCCTTTTAAAAAGGTGGAGAGAGACTACATTTTTATGGTCAATCCTTTTACTGCAAACAGCTTTAACATGTTTTTATGTTGCATATGAACGATATGCATTACCGTTAATACCATTCTTATTTATTATAATTGGAGTAGGGACCGTGGCAACGATTATGAAAATTAATAAATTATTAATTAGAAAAAAATAA
- a CDS encoding glycosyltransferase family 2 protein, protein MMEQKQLVSVVIPLYNTEKYIEETMQSILDQTYKNIEIVIVDDGSKDQSPSIVKNLAEKYPGQVKYVHQKNQGVSVARNTGIENASGEYVAFLDSDDLWHPTKIEKQIESMHKNNMDACYCGYMNFYEETGEKVEHTTNFIKGDMAKAFLTHQVVAQTSTWIFKRSIAMNHNIRFTPGCSWGEDLEFLFKLMSVTNVCYVDEYLTYYRILSEGNLSSKYKDYELKTTKELEVFNRMKDWVHNKSQDFITKDSQSLIEILETYLFPYTVINNACIYIKENSQLNNAQVQLIKKDIKKYCRKIYSKNGKRSKKLYAMLWFVRIKFLFS, encoded by the coding sequence ATGATGGAACAAAAGCAACTTGTTTCTGTTGTCATACCTCTGTATAACACGGAAAAATATATTGAAGAAACGATGCAGTCAATACTAGATCAAACATATAAAAACATTGAAATTGTAATTGTAGATGATGGAAGTAAAGATCAATCACCTTCTATCGTGAAAAACCTTGCCGAAAAATATCCGGGTCAAGTAAAGTACGTTCACCAAAAAAACCAAGGTGTTTCAGTAGCTCGTAATACAGGGATTGAAAATGCTAGCGGAGAATACGTCGCTTTCCTTGATAGTGACGACTTATGGCATCCAACTAAAATTGAGAAACAAATCGAGAGTATGCATAAAAACAACATGGACGCGTGCTATTGTGGTTATATGAATTTCTACGAAGAAACAGGCGAAAAGGTTGAGCATACAACAAACTTTATTAAAGGTGATATGGCAAAAGCATTCTTAACACACCAAGTTGTTGCTCAAACAAGTACTTGGATTTTCAAACGCTCTATCGCAATGAATCATAATATCCGTTTTACACCAGGATGTAGTTGGGGCGAAGACTTGGAGTTTTTATTTAAGCTTATGAGTGTAACAAATGTATGTTATGTCGATGAATACTTAACATATTATAGAATCTTATCAGAAGGAAATCTTTCTTCTAAGTATAAAGATTATGAATTAAAAACAACAAAAGAGCTGGAAGTATTCAATCGTATGAAGGACTGGGTACATAATAAATCCCAAGATTTCATTACAAAAGATTCTCAGTCACTTATTGAGATTCTTGAGACTTATTTATTCCCTTATACGGTTATCAATAATGCTTGTATATACATTAAAGAAAACTCTCAATTAAATAATGCCCAAGTTCAATTAATCAAAAAAGATATAAAGAAATATTGCCGTAAAATCTATTCAAAAAACGGAAAGCGTAGTAAAAAACTATATGCAATGCTTTGGTTTGTACGAATTAAATTTCTGTTTTCTTAA
- a CDS encoding oligosaccharide flippase family protein → MKTNKILKNASYLFVGNITVRFVLAIATIFFARYVSPSDYGMFTTALAVSAVICYFTDAGLTHTFMREGTRSDANISVLISSYLRIRLILAIVISVLFAIFAQFFYPDAYLRAMVYWVVLPTMFGATLQGVGMAYFQVTERMQFTAIISVLQGVTAAAALLLGMSFQWSLMMVAAMYGVSSLVTGVIAFIMTIRYTKVHKGWDKGILDQLLIFTINGIIIMLLPQLGPIILEKVSTYNQVGFFGAASKIPAVLYQIPGVIAAAFYPRLFAFGNEKNIEEHRKLSSFELKLMSFLGMGISIPFIADPSFWIVSLLGEKYAPAGDALAILAFMVILQSINYPLADNLTTIGQQWKRATTMTIGLVVAIIGYIVLGSKYGMMGAAAAAILTEITLLIGFTLFIRKGMQLLVKGIIFNSLAFIISYGIYRIALINLPPLVALTLTGILYGIIGVLIDPQIRGFVLGFIKQKLIRKHA, encoded by the coding sequence ATGAAAACAAATAAGATTCTTAAAAATGCCTCCTACCTATTTGTAGGAAATATTACTGTTCGATTTGTACTGGCTATTGCAACCATTTTCTTTGCAAGATATGTTTCTCCAAGTGATTACGGTATGTTTACAACTGCGTTAGCAGTTTCAGCTGTTATTTGTTACTTTACAGATGCAGGCTTGACACATACGTTTATGCGTGAAGGAACGAGAAGCGATGCTAATATTAGCGTGCTAATAAGTAGTTATTTACGTATTCGTTTAATATTAGCTATCGTAATTTCTGTACTTTTCGCTATTTTTGCCCAGTTCTTCTATCCCGATGCTTACTTACGTGCGATGGTATATTGGGTTGTTCTACCAACAATGTTCGGAGCAACCTTACAAGGTGTTGGGATGGCTTACTTCCAAGTAACAGAACGCATGCAATTTACAGCTATTATTTCTGTACTACAAGGTGTAACAGCTGCTGCTGCCCTATTACTAGGGATGTCTTTCCAATGGTCACTTATGATGGTTGCTGCCATGTACGGGGTATCTAGTCTTGTAACAGGTGTTATCGCCTTTATAATGACAATACGCTATACGAAAGTCCATAAGGGTTGGGATAAAGGTATTTTAGATCAACTACTTATTTTCACAATCAATGGAATCATCATTATGCTCTTACCACAATTGGGGCCTATTATCTTAGAAAAGGTTTCAACATATAATCAAGTTGGATTCTTTGGTGCTGCATCTAAAATACCAGCTGTACTATATCAAATACCGGGAGTAATTGCAGCTGCCTTTTATCCAAGGCTTTTTGCTTTTGGTAATGAGAAAAACATCGAAGAACATAGAAAATTATCAAGTTTTGAATTAAAACTTATGTCTTTTTTAGGAATGGGAATTTCTATCCCCTTTATTGCTGATCCAAGTTTCTGGATTGTTAGTTTATTAGGAGAAAAGTACGCTCCCGCTGGTGACGCTCTTGCTATTTTAGCGTTTATGGTTATTTTACAATCAATTAACTATCCACTAGCCGACAATTTAACAACAATTGGCCAGCAATGGAAACGCGCAACAACAATGACTATTGGATTAGTTGTTGCCATCATAGGTTATATTGTACTAGGTAGTAAATATGGAATGATGGGGGCAGCTGCCGCAGCTATCCTTACCGAAATTACACTATTAATCGGATTTACCCTCTTTATTCGTAAAGGCATGCAATTATTAGTTAAAGGAATTATATTTAATTCCTTAGCCTTTATTATTAGTTACGGTATATACCGAATCGCATTAATCAACTTACCACCATTAGTTGCTTTAACGCTTACTGGTATACTATACGGTATAATCGGGGTTTTAATTGACCCTCAAATACGTGGATTCGTTTTAGGGTTTATAAAACAAAAGCTCATTCGCAAACATGCTTAA
- a CDS encoding YfhO family protein: MSIKPNNKFFSKKTIIIMPILLLCAFAFHYFFLTSNQAFSGTGDALRQFGFFTFLLQHAFKDGNLFWSFDYGLGGDLFGEFSYYYSTSPFFWITLLLPKLSLEQVYDVKLYMSILKNFLAMLFMYGSLRYHNKTAFSSFVAAIIYGGCITFIRHSLLWDFMADAIVFLPLVIWGLDKYIIEKKRGLFLIAATLMLASNFYFAFITSIFIFIYALFQYFATQKNKTIVSFLTYYIRIGLLYGLSLGLAAVCFLPSVNAVFSADRLSKKFEIPLLFEDKFYKDLMENIFFMYSAENHQLALPALILFLIVFGMFIRDKLVKNKVFFTLFMFILFMLPYTYSVFNGFSAMQSRWFYLFVFVIAQTIAYILDWMIIHKKDYKLPYLISLLVSIGLFIYAFYRKANINVTDKPLQDVDNILLGTVVLSVITVCLWRYISKPFIQFLVVLNILVSTISMNYMYANNILSTVYGQSQISTEKLHEPGYDNKEEIAAIRYIQENDKDFYRILNPYSEYNTPMLQGYHGVSTYQSLVNYYVHDFMKNKYGVFQMYDTPSMFYQADSRLLLENMLGIKYRVLSADTDPKNVPYGYKLLQQVGPYNIYKNNYTLPLGYVYDSAISEEEFSKLNFAQRDQLLLHAVVVNNTKEFSLNHFNKQDLKSKAVSIKMEKAKFENMVKEGNKLIVHGFGNMILPINYPNTPGDLLIELKLKNTGTFNATVNGKTIGKGDDAGAYSYPLERFVYNLGTERPENLTISIDMAGEYELGDLQANIVNYESVQKETKKLTENRLENIYYKNNYLKGDINSNKDGLLYLSVPYSKGWTIKVDGKEKEFTKANSAFIGVPITKGSHVIEMTYVTPYFKLGMIISIISLIICVALLIFTNPKARRKFSFKKQ, translated from the coding sequence ATGAGCATAAAGCCGAATAATAAGTTCTTTTCCAAGAAAACGATAATAATTATGCCAATATTATTATTGTGTGCTTTTGCTTTTCATTATTTCTTTTTAACATCTAATCAAGCCTTTTCTGGTACAGGGGATGCATTACGCCAATTTGGCTTCTTTACGTTTCTTCTGCAACATGCCTTTAAAGATGGCAACCTTTTCTGGTCTTTTGATTATGGGTTAGGTGGAGATTTATTTGGAGAGTTTAGTTATTATTACAGCACATCACCGTTTTTCTGGATTACACTGTTACTACCTAAACTAAGTCTTGAGCAAGTGTATGACGTGAAATTATACATGAGTATTTTAAAAAACTTTTTAGCTATGTTATTCATGTATGGCTCTTTACGTTACCATAATAAAACAGCATTCTCATCTTTTGTTGCTGCTATTATATATGGTGGCTGTATTACTTTCATCCGCCACTCTTTACTATGGGATTTCATGGCTGATGCCATTGTATTTTTACCATTAGTAATATGGGGACTTGATAAATATATTATTGAAAAGAAGCGCGGACTTTTCCTAATCGCTGCTACTTTAATGTTAGCATCAAACTTTTATTTTGCTTTTATCACAAGTATTTTCATATTCATTTATGCATTATTCCAATACTTTGCGACACAAAAAAATAAAACGATTGTCTCTTTTCTAACTTATTATATTAGAATCGGCTTATTGTACGGACTATCACTCGGTTTAGCCGCCGTTTGCTTCCTCCCATCAGTTAATGCCGTATTTAGCGCCGATCGACTATCAAAAAAGTTTGAGATACCACTATTATTTGAAGATAAATTTTATAAAGATTTAATGGAAAATATTTTCTTCATGTATAGTGCTGAAAATCATCAACTAGCTTTACCAGCTTTAATTTTATTCTTAATCGTATTTGGAATGTTTATACGTGATAAACTCGTTAAAAATAAAGTATTCTTTACGTTATTCATGTTCATTCTGTTTATGCTTCCATATACATATTCTGTATTTAATGGTTTTTCAGCAATGCAATCTAGATGGTTTTATTTATTTGTATTTGTCATTGCCCAAACAATTGCATACATTCTAGATTGGATGATTATTCATAAGAAAGACTACAAATTACCTTATTTAATAAGTTTATTAGTGTCTATTGGATTATTCATTTATGCATTTTATAGAAAAGCAAATATAAATGTAACTGATAAACCTTTACAAGACGTTGATAACATTTTACTCGGAACTGTCGTTCTTTCTGTTATTACAGTATGTTTATGGCGTTATATTTCTAAACCTTTCATACAATTTTTAGTTGTATTGAACATACTCGTTAGCACAATTTCTATGAATTATATGTATGCGAATAATATACTTAGTACCGTTTACGGACAGAGCCAGATTTCAACTGAAAAGTTACACGAACCAGGCTATGATAATAAAGAAGAAATTGCTGCAATTCGCTACATACAAGAAAATGATAAAGACTTTTATCGTATTCTTAATCCATATAGCGAATATAACACACCAATGCTACAAGGATATCATGGCGTAAGTACATATCAAAGCTTGGTTAATTATTATGTCCATGACTTTATGAAAAATAAATATGGCGTATTCCAAATGTACGATACACCCTCAATGTTTTATCAAGCTGATAGTCGACTGCTACTTGAAAATATGCTAGGTATAAAATATCGCGTATTAAGTGCTGATACAGATCCAAAGAATGTACCTTATGGATATAAACTATTACAGCAAGTAGGACCATATAATATTTACAAAAATAACTATACCTTACCGTTAGGGTATGTATATGATTCGGCTATAAGTGAAGAAGAGTTTTCTAAATTAAACTTCGCTCAGCGTGATCAATTATTATTACATGCTGTTGTCGTTAATAATACAAAAGAATTTTCATTAAACCATTTTAATAAACAAGACCTTAAGTCAAAGGCAGTATCTATTAAAATGGAAAAAGCAAAATTCGAAAATATGGTAAAAGAAGGAAACAAACTAATTGTTCATGGCTTTGGAAATATGATCTTACCTATCAATTATCCTAATACGCCTGGTGACCTACTGATAGAATTAAAATTGAAAAATACAGGTACATTCAATGCAACTGTTAATGGAAAAACAATCGGAAAAGGTGACGATGCTGGTGCATACTCGTATCCGTTAGAAAGATTTGTTTACAATTTAGGCACTGAGCGTCCAGAAAACCTAACTATCTCTATTGATATGGCAGGTGAGTATGAATTAGGTGACTTACAAGCAAATATCGTAAACTATGAAAGTGTACAAAAAGAAACAAAAAAATTAACTGAAAATAGACTTGAAAATATTTATTATAAGAACAATTATTTAAAAGGGGATATCAACTCAAATAAAGACGGGCTCCTATATTTATCTGTTCCATATAGTAAAGGTTGGACTATAAAAGTTGATGGAAAAGAAAAGGAATTTACGAAAGCGAATTCTGCCTTTATCGGTGTTCCCATTACAAAAGGCTCACATGTAATCGAAATGACTTACGTTACACCTTACTTCAAATTAGGTATGATTATATCAATTATCTCACTAATTATTTGTGTAGCTTTACTAATTTTCACAAATCCAAAAGCACGACGAAAATTTTCTTTTAAAAAGCAATAA
- a CDS encoding glycosyltransferase family 2 protein: MTLSIVVPCYNEEKVLRAFYSETSLEIHKLTTDYEFVFVNDGSKDDTLNILRDLASSDSSVHYISFSRNFGKEAAMLAGLKYATGDAIVIMDADLQHPPTLIKELLEGYNDGYDQVIAKRTRTGDSPVRSFVSRLYYKVMNKFVDIELVDGIGDFRLLSRRAVDSLVSLSEYNRFSKGLFSWIGYNELIIEYENVLRSDGESKWTFSKLLNYGIDGVISFNNKPLRLSIYLGLLTTIFGLLYVITTFVQIILGGVEVPGYFTLISAILFIGGIQLIFLGVIGEYIGRIYYETKRRPHFIVAEKKVSEVKQKA, from the coding sequence ATGACTCTTTCAATCGTTGTACCATGCTACAATGAAGAAAAGGTGCTTCGAGCCTTTTATTCAGAGACTTCTCTTGAAATTCATAAATTAACTACCGATTATGAATTTGTTTTTGTTAATGATGGTAGTAAAGATGATACATTAAATATTTTACGTGATTTAGCTAGTTCAGATTCATCGGTACACTATATATCGTTTAGTCGAAACTTCGGAAAAGAAGCTGCAATGTTAGCTGGCTTAAAATACGCTACAGGCGATGCCATTGTTATTATGGATGCTGACTTACAACACCCTCCTACGTTAATAAAAGAACTGTTAGAAGGATATAACGATGGCTACGACCAAGTCATTGCAAAAAGGACAAGAACTGGTGATTCACCCGTTCGCTCTTTCGTCTCTCGTCTTTACTATAAGGTGATGAATAAGTTTGTAGATATTGAATTAGTAGATGGTATTGGTGACTTTAGACTTTTAAGTCGAAGAGCAGTGGATTCATTAGTATCCTTAAGTGAGTACAACCGATTTTCAAAGGGCTTATTCTCTTGGATTGGTTATAACGAATTAATTATTGAATATGAAAATGTATTACGTTCTGATGGAGAAAGTAAATGGACCTTCTCGAAATTATTAAATTACGGAATTGATGGTGTAATTTCATTCAATAATAAACCGTTACGCCTATCTATATATCTTGGATTACTAACAACCATTTTTGGACTTTTATATGTAATCACTACGTTCGTTCAAATTATCCTTGGTGGTGTGGAAGTTCCTGGTTACTTTACTCTCATTTCCGCTATACTATTTATTGGCGGTATTCAACTCATATTCCTAGGTGTTATTGGTGAATATATCGGTCGTATTTATTATGAAACAAAACGTAGACCGCATTTTATTGTAGCTGAAAAGAAAGTTAGTGAAGTTAAACAAAAGGCATAA